One Persicobacter psychrovividus DNA window includes the following coding sequences:
- a CDS encoding 5-formyltetrahydrofolate cyclo-ligase yields the protein MLKKNLRAVYKNKRKALTEEEFTIANTRLTAQFKATINLEKVKKAHCYLPIIRHREIDTWPIIEYLQAQGIAVVIPKSDFSNCSMRHFLLKQEQLKENEWGILEPTEEAREIQPKELDIVIVPLLAFDQQGYRVGYGKGFYDRFLNECNPNIMKIGLSLFLPVENIEDINPFDEPLDQIICPNQIIIPTPKKP from the coding sequence ATGTTGAAAAAAAATTTGCGTGCGGTCTATAAAAACAAGCGGAAAGCACTGACAGAAGAAGAGTTCACTATTGCCAACACCCGTTTAACGGCGCAGTTTAAAGCGACGATCAATCTTGAAAAAGTAAAAAAGGCACACTGTTACCTTCCCATCATTCGCCATCGGGAAATTGATACCTGGCCAATTATTGAATACCTGCAAGCGCAAGGGATAGCGGTGGTCATCCCGAAAAGTGATTTTAGCAATTGCAGTATGCGGCACTTCCTACTGAAGCAAGAGCAGCTTAAGGAAAATGAATGGGGAATATTGGAGCCTACTGAAGAGGCACGGGAAATTCAGCCGAAGGAACTGGATATCGTGATTGTTCCACTGCTTGCTTTTGACCAACAGGGTTACCGTGTGGGATATGGAAAAGGCTTTTATGATCGCTTCCTTAACGAGTGCAACCCCAACATCATGAAAATAGGATTATCCCTTTTCCTTCCTGTGGAAAATATTGAAGATATAAACCCATTCGATGAGCCTTTGGATCAAATTATTTGTCCCAATCAAATTATTATCCCTACCCCTAAAAAACCATGA
- a CDS encoding BlaI/MecI/CopY family transcriptional regulator: protein MKELTKAEEQIMQVLWEKKEAFIKDIVAELPEPKPAYNTVSTIVRILEKKEVVGHRSFGRSHQYFPLFSKDEYRKYSLKNLLNGYFGGSLKGLVSFFAKEKDVDISEYEALLKELDDERKD from the coding sequence ATGAAAGAGTTAACGAAAGCCGAAGAGCAAATAATGCAGGTGCTTTGGGAGAAGAAGGAAGCCTTTATCAAAGATATCGTTGCAGAACTTCCTGAACCGAAGCCCGCTTACAACACCGTTTCAACCATTGTTCGAATCCTGGAAAAAAAGGAAGTGGTAGGGCACCGTTCGTTTGGTCGCTCACATCAGTATTTCCCATTGTTCAGCAAAGATGAATACCGTAAGTACAGCCTGAAAAACCTGTTGAATGGGTATTTCGGAGGTTCACTGAAAGGCTTGGTGTCGTTTTTTGCTAAGGAAAAGGATGTTGATATCAGTGAATATGAAGCCCTGCTAAAGGAGCTTGATGATGAACGCAAAGATTAA
- a CDS encoding M56 family metallopeptidase: protein MKGRKAGQWNRLFLLGTALGALLLPWLSQLNLFPSSSALEGASAIMLSPIEINTSYTKVVHQFNFLESAYMIGALVLMMFFAFRLVYFIVKLSKAKWEKRQGIIWVEGVRNLSVCSYFNLLIWSDDLKLSDQDRARIIEHEYGHIRQWHSLDRLLMDVLCVLWWFNPAVWLIKNALEEEHEYLADAYSLRNFPDHTAYAQLLARKTLEQLGWSIGHSFFNSKTLKRISMMKNPKKLSRLGLMFSLSLVAMFSLWACQSNEEAQLPNTVTDAKGITQNPDLSGEIYTIVEEQPMFNGGMPAFYNYIGEHLKYPEEAQKVGLEGRVFVQFVVTKSGEVTGVKIIKGVDPKKALSVKTELSKIDPNDIASMSVNKTDGKSVVHLTMKDGSTKTVEGSSLKAGNWTDTDLQKASDALSLEAKKVIQSSPNWSPGVDKGEPQNVRMILPISFKLGEETK from the coding sequence ATGAAAGGCCGAAAGGCAGGCCAATGGAATCGGTTGTTTTTGTTAGGTACGGCACTCGGCGCTTTGCTTTTACCATGGCTTTCCCAATTGAATTTATTCCCGAGCTCTTCGGCGCTCGAGGGCGCCTCCGCCATTATGCTTTCCCCTATCGAAATCAATACTTCCTACACGAAGGTTGTTCATCAATTTAATTTTTTGGAAAGTGCTTATATGATCGGCGCTTTGGTGCTGATGATGTTTTTTGCTTTTCGACTGGTGTATTTCATCGTGAAGCTCTCCAAAGCCAAATGGGAAAAGCGTCAGGGCATTATTTGGGTAGAAGGCGTTCGTAACCTGTCGGTTTGCTCTTATTTTAATCTTTTGATCTGGTCTGATGACCTGAAACTTTCGGATCAGGATCGGGCAAGAATTATAGAACACGAATACGGCCATATTCGGCAATGGCATTCACTCGATCGGCTGTTGATGGATGTTTTGTGCGTATTGTGGTGGTTTAACCCCGCTGTTTGGCTGATAAAAAATGCCCTCGAAGAGGAGCATGAATACCTCGCCGACGCTTATAGCTTAAGAAATTTTCCGGATCATACCGCCTATGCACAATTGTTAGCGCGCAAAACATTGGAGCAATTGGGTTGGAGCATAGGGCACTCTTTTTTCAATTCAAAAACATTAAAAAGAATTTCAATGATGAAAAATCCTAAAAAATTATCCCGCCTTGGACTGATGTTTTCCCTGTCCCTTGTGGCGATGTTCAGCCTTTGGGCTTGTCAGTCCAATGAAGAGGCACAACTACCAAACACTGTTACCGATGCGAAAGGAATTACTCAAAACCCTGATTTATCGGGGGAAATCTACACGATTGTAGAAGAGCAGCCGATGTTTAACGGGGGAATGCCCGCTTTTTATAATTACATTGGAGAACACTTGAAGTACCCTGAAGAAGCCCAAAAAGTAGGCTTGGAAGGAAGGGTTTTCGTTCAGTTTGTGGTAACGAAATCAGGTGAAGTCACAGGCGTGAAGATTATCAAAGGCGTTGATCCAAAGAAGGCACTTTCAGTTAAAACGGAATTAAGCAAGATTGACCCTAATGATATTGCCTCGATGTCGGTAAATAAAACCGATGGGAAGTCGGTGGTTCACTTGACCATGAAAGACGGATCAACGAAAACAGTTGAGGGTTCTTCTTTAAAAGCGGGCAACTGGACTGATACCGACCTGCAAAAAGCGAGTGACGCTTTGAGTCTGGAGGCTAAAAAGGTCATTCAATCATCGCCAAACTGGTCGCCTGGCGTGGATAAAGGAGAGCCACAAAATGTACGGATGATCTTACCGATTAGTTTTAAGTTGGGAGAGGAAACGAAATAA
- the rocD gene encoding ornithine--oxo-acid transaminase yields MSHQISSQAAMELENKYGCHNYHPLPVVLSRGEGVFVYDCEGERYYDFLSAYSAVNQGHCHPRIVKAMTDQAQKLTLTSRAFYNDQLGVAEKYVCEFFGYDKALFMNSGAEANESAIKIVRKWGYLKKNIPDNEAVIVAVERNFHGRTTTIISASTDEVATKNFGPFMPGFQVIAYDDLKALEEALSNPNVAGLWIEPIQGEAGVYLPQEGYLKEAQALCKKHNVILMMDEIQTGVARTGAMLASDHEGVHPDMLILGKAISGGTIPVSLVLCNDDIMDVIHPGEHGSTYGGNPMACVVTVEALQVIKDENLVENSRAMGEVFRQRMNELVGKSKLAKLVRGRGLMNALVINDTEDSSTAWDICVALKENGLIAKPTHGNIIRFTPPLVITEEQINECCDIIERVVLEFEEAMIEE; encoded by the coding sequence ATGAGCCACCAGATCAGTAGCCAAGCGGCGATGGAGCTTGAAAATAAATATGGATGCCATAACTACCACCCACTGCCAGTGGTTCTTTCACGTGGTGAAGGTGTCTTTGTATATGATTGCGAAGGGGAGCGCTACTATGATTTTCTTTCTGCGTATTCTGCAGTAAACCAGGGGCACTGCCACCCAAGGATTGTCAAGGCAATGACAGACCAGGCGCAGAAGCTGACCCTAACCTCCCGAGCATTCTATAACGACCAGCTTGGCGTTGCGGAGAAATATGTATGTGAATTTTTCGGCTATGATAAAGCCTTGTTCATGAATTCGGGTGCCGAAGCCAATGAATCGGCGATCAAGATCGTCAGAAAATGGGGTTATTTGAAAAAGAATATTCCAGACAACGAAGCCGTAATTGTGGCTGTTGAGCGCAACTTCCACGGCCGAACGACCACCATTATTTCTGCTTCGACGGATGAGGTGGCTACCAAGAACTTTGGTCCTTTCATGCCAGGTTTCCAGGTGATTGCTTACGATGACCTTAAAGCCCTGGAAGAAGCTTTGTCAAATCCGAATGTTGCAGGGCTTTGGATTGAGCCGATTCAGGGAGAAGCGGGGGTTTATTTACCGCAGGAAGGTTATTTGAAAGAAGCGCAGGCTTTGTGTAAGAAGCACAATGTGATTTTGATGATGGATGAAATCCAGACGGGCGTGGCGCGTACAGGAGCGATGCTGGCTTCCGATCACGAAGGCGTTCATCCTGACATGTTGATTTTAGGTAAAGCGATCTCGGGCGGAACGATCCCTGTTTCCTTGGTGCTTTGTAATGATGACATTATGGATGTGATTCACCCAGGTGAACATGGTTCAACTTATGGCGGTAACCCGATGGCCTGTGTGGTAACGGTTGAGGCACTTCAGGTAATCAAGGACGAAAATCTTGTAGAGAATTCCCGTGCGATGGGTGAGGTCTTCCGTCAGCGCATGAACGAACTGGTAGGCAAATCGAAATTGGCGAAATTAGTGCGCGGTCGTGGATTGATGAACGCTTTGGTGATCAACGATACCGAAGACAGTTCTACGGCTTGGGATATTTGTGTGGCACTGAAAGAAAACGGATTGATTGCCAAGCCAACCCACGGTAATATCATTCGTTTTACGCCTCCGTTGGTTATCACCGAAGAGCAAATTAATGAGTGTTGCGACATCATTGAGCGCGTGGTGTTGGAGTTTGAAGAGGCGATGATTGAGGAGTAA
- the rpmB gene encoding 50S ribosomal protein L28, with product MARVCQITGKRPQVGNNVSHSNRKTKRKFLPNLMKKRFFIPETGEWITLKVSASAIRTINKNGITAVLKKARANGNVLV from the coding sequence ATGGCCAGAGTTTGTCAAATCACAGGTAAAAGACCTCAAGTAGGAAATAACGTTTCCCACTCAAACAGAAAGACGAAACGTAAGTTTCTTCCTAACCTAATGAAGAAGAGATTTTTCATTCCAGAAACAGGAGAATGGATCACGTTGAAAGTGTCTGCATCTGCAATCCGTACTATTAATAAAAATGGTATCACTGCAGTATTGAAAAAAGCAAGAGCTAACGGTAACGTGCTCGTATAA
- the rpmG gene encoding 50S ribosomal protein L33, which yields MAKKGNRVQVILECTEHKESGMPGTSRYITTKNRKNTPERIELKKYNPILKKYTVHKEIK from the coding sequence ATGGCTAAGAAAGGCAATAGAGTTCAAGTAATTTTGGAGTGTACTGAGCACAAAGAATCAGGCATGCCTGGCACTTCAAGATATATTACAACTAAGAATCGTAAGAACACTCCAGAGCGTATCGAGTTGAAAAAATACAACCCGATTCTTAAGAAATACACTGTCCACAAAGAAATTAAATAA
- a CDS encoding DUF4295 domain-containing protein, with protein MAKKVVATLKQKGGVKYAKVVKTVKSEKTGAYTFREEIVTEDLVKERLK; from the coding sequence ATGGCTAAGAAAGTAGTAGCAACTTTGAAGCAAAAAGGTGGTGTAAAATACGCTAAAGTCGTTAAAACTGTAAAATCAGAAAAGACTGGAGCTTACACATTCCGTGAAGAAATCGTTACTGAGGACCTCGTTAAAGAGCGTTTGAAGTAA
- the ftsY gene encoding signal recognition particle-docking protein FtsY: MGIFGFFSKDKKEKLDKGLEKSKDSLLDKISKAVVGKSTVDEDVLDELEEILITSDVGVGTTIKVIRRIEERVARDKYVGTDELDKILREEVAGLLAENQTEEMSDFEIPKGASKPYVMLIVGVNGVGKTTTIGKLSAQFKKKGYKVLLGAADTFRAAAVDQIKLWGERTGVPVVSHGMNTDPSAVAFDAAKKAAEEGYDIVMIDTAGRLHNKVNLMNELTKIKRVIQKFIPEAPHDIMLVLDGSTGQNAVMQAREFTKATQVSSLAITKLDGTAKGGVVVGISDEFKIPVRYIGVGEQVDDLQVFNKEEFVDSLFKK; this comes from the coding sequence ATGGGAATCTTCGGTTTCTTCTCAAAAGACAAAAAAGAAAAGCTCGATAAAGGGCTTGAGAAAAGTAAGGACAGCTTACTGGACAAAATCTCTAAAGCAGTTGTGGGTAAATCCACCGTGGATGAGGATGTCCTGGATGAGCTTGAAGAGATCTTGATCACTTCTGATGTAGGCGTAGGAACGACGATTAAGGTCATTCGCCGTATTGAAGAACGAGTTGCTCGTGATAAATACGTGGGCACAGATGAATTGGACAAAATCTTGAGAGAGGAAGTTGCAGGCTTATTGGCTGAAAACCAGACGGAAGAGATGTCTGATTTTGAGATTCCTAAAGGGGCAAGTAAGCCTTATGTGATGCTGATTGTTGGGGTGAATGGCGTTGGAAAGACGACCACGATCGGTAAACTTTCGGCACAGTTCAAGAAAAAAGGATATAAAGTACTGTTAGGTGCGGCGGATACCTTCCGTGCAGCAGCAGTAGACCAGATTAAACTTTGGGGCGAGCGAACAGGCGTGCCAGTGGTTTCTCATGGGATGAATACCGACCCTTCGGCAGTGGCCTTTGATGCGGCGAAAAAAGCGGCAGAAGAGGGGTACGATATCGTGATGATTGATACCGCAGGACGTTTGCACAACAAGGTGAATTTGATGAATGAGCTGACAAAAATCAAGCGCGTGATTCAGAAGTTTATTCCTGAAGCACCACATGATATTATGTTGGTACTCGATGGCTCGACAGGTCAGAATGCGGTAATGCAGGCCAGAGAGTTCACCAAAGCTACACAGGTAAGTTCGTTGGCGATCACCAAATTGGATGGTACAGCCAAAGGCGGTGTGGTAGTTGGTATTTCCGATGAATTCAAAATCCCTGTGCGCTACATTGGAGTAGGCGAGCAGGTAGATGATTTACAGGTGTTCAATAAAGAGGAATTTGTAGATTCTTTATTTAAGAAATAA
- a CDS encoding multidrug effflux MFS transporter — MINQAPALKKRQLILLLGAVVAMTAFSIDMYLPSIPEMAQSFTSNISTVELTISLFFIGFALGQFCGGPLSDHFGRKKVMLLGLSIYVFATSCIILTTNLHFLDMLRVMQGFGGGFTSVNVAAFVKDLYNEKESARMLSKIASVRMCAPMIAPLLGSIFAKTGHWQAVFLFLLIYCISILTGVYRKIPLRSMPKETNKSVWSSFGRYKKIVANQWGICYILTGTFALCGLYAFMSKATSIFVDTYHVSAQLFPWLFTVCVLGMIIISRWSQYLLKNFESKQMVQWGITICLLSGFILFAMVEYKRPNLWLLLSFNVIFVSALGFIFGHINGCILSCYPGATGTANASYGLVRFSIAGIIGSLIHWMGQGVLNSTYEMMFGCALLSNICFYGLRPRTASFRRKKALSA, encoded by the coding sequence ATGATAAATCAAGCGCCTGCGCTCAAAAAGCGGCAACTCATCCTCCTTTTGGGGGCCGTAGTTGCCATGACTGCCTTTTCAATAGATATGTACTTGCCCTCTATTCCTGAAATGGCACAAAGTTTCACCTCCAATATTTCAACTGTTGAACTGACCATTTCCCTCTTTTTTATAGGCTTTGCCCTGGGACAGTTTTGCGGTGGACCACTGTCAGATCATTTTGGGAGAAAGAAGGTGATGCTGCTGGGGCTGAGCATTTATGTTTTTGCCACAAGCTGTATTATTCTCACTACCAATCTTCATTTTCTTGACATGCTGAGGGTAATGCAGGGTTTCGGTGGCGGATTCACCTCTGTTAATGTCGCCGCTTTTGTCAAGGATTTATACAATGAAAAAGAAAGCGCCCGAATGCTGTCCAAGATCGCAAGTGTTCGAATGTGCGCCCCAATGATCGCTCCCCTGCTCGGGAGCATCTTTGCTAAAACGGGCCATTGGCAGGCGGTATTTCTGTTCCTGCTGATTTACTGCATCTCCATTCTAACGGGAGTTTATCGAAAAATCCCCCTTCGCTCTATGCCCAAAGAAACCAACAAATCAGTCTGGTCGTCCTTTGGACGATACAAAAAAATTGTCGCCAACCAATGGGGGATTTGCTACATTCTGACAGGCACCTTCGCCCTGTGCGGACTTTACGCTTTTATGTCCAAGGCGACATCTATCTTTGTGGATACCTACCATGTTTCTGCTCAGCTGTTCCCTTGGCTGTTTACAGTATGTGTTCTGGGGATGATCATCATCAGCCGATGGAGTCAGTATCTGTTAAAGAATTTTGAATCCAAACAAATGGTTCAGTGGGGGATTACCATTTGCCTGCTGAGTGGCTTCATCCTGTTTGCAATGGTGGAATACAAGCGGCCGAACTTATGGCTGCTGCTGAGCTTCAATGTTATTTTTGTCAGTGCCCTTGGTTTTATCTTCGGCCACATCAACGGTTGTATCCTGAGTTGTTACCCTGGCGCGACGGGCACCGCCAATGCATCCTATGGGCTGGTGCGCTTTTCTATTGCAGGCATCATCGGTTCGTTGATTCACTGGATGGGGCAAGGCGTACTCAATTCCACTTACGAGATGATGTTCGGCTGTGCCTTGCTTTCGAACATTTGTTTTTATGGTTTGCGCCCACGCACGGCAAGTTTTCGCAGAAAAAAAGCCCTTTCAGCATAA